One window of the Desulfobacterales bacterium genome contains the following:
- a CDS encoding bifunctional oligoribonuclease/PAP phosphatase NrnA produces MMNQIQQILKNSRQVLLATHTHPDGDAIGSLIAIGLCLDALDKKCTWYNEDPIPAVYRFLPSVERITNELTDIRLYDTAVVVDCGDLDRIGKAARIIGRVPVVIDIDHHLTNRGFGDVQLIDPGASSTAEIIYRLIQTMDIPMNRSIATAIYTGILTDTGSFRFQNTNRSAFEISCKMLDFGVDPYTVAKHVFGMYSLERIRLLNLALDTIEISKDGNISLMTVTSAMLEKTSTHIEDLDGLINYALRIQDVKMASLIQENVTDATDGKQKHFYISLRSTGSVDVASIAASFGGGGHFNAAGFEIDSDLPTLKQLIFKLSDTF; encoded by the coding sequence ATGATGAATCAAATCCAACAAATTCTGAAAAATAGCCGTCAGGTTTTATTGGCGACCCATACGCATCCTGACGGAGACGCGATTGGATCCTTAATCGCCATCGGCCTTTGCTTGGACGCGTTGGATAAAAAATGCACCTGGTATAATGAAGACCCTATTCCAGCCGTATACCGGTTCCTCCCATCCGTGGAACGAATTACCAATGAGTTAACCGATATCCGTCTGTATGATACCGCCGTGGTGGTAGATTGCGGGGATTTGGATCGAATAGGAAAGGCCGCGCGGATCATCGGCCGTGTACCGGTTGTCATTGATATTGATCATCATCTTACAAACCGCGGTTTCGGGGATGTTCAACTGATTGATCCGGGTGCAAGCTCTACAGCAGAAATTATCTATCGTCTGATACAGACAATGGATATCCCAATGAATCGAAGCATTGCAACCGCCATCTATACGGGTATTCTGACCGACACCGGTTCATTCAGGTTTCAGAATACCAACCGATCGGCTTTCGAGATAAGCTGCAAGATGCTTGATTTCGGGGTTGATCCATACACGGTTGCCAAACATGTCTTTGGCATGTATTCTCTGGAACGTATCCGCCTGCTGAATCTGGCGTTGGATACGATTGAAATCTCAAAAGACGGGAACATTTCGTTAATGACCGTAACGAGTGCTATGCTTGAGAAAACTTCTACGCATATCGAAGATCTGGATGGCCTGATTAATTATGCCCTGCGTATACAGGATGTAAAAATGGCTTCACTGATTCAGGAAAACGTGACTGATGCGACAGACGGCAAACAGAAGCATTTTTATATCAGTTTACGGTCAACCGGATCCGTGGACGTTGCTTCGATCGCCGCTTCTTTCGGTGGAGGTGGCCATTTCAATGCCGCCGGATTTGAAATCGATTCAGATTTGCCGACATTGAAACAACTGATTTTTAAATTGTCTGACACGTTTTGA
- a CDS encoding chemotaxis protein CheX — protein sequence MIQSLKAALKASISEVLETMFFLPVDMCEDFRPEEVPQDIQEDVCGCRVNFTGNVSGAFLSVIPETLLRTLVKNFLGTDSDAISKDQRTGTISEITNMIAGNTLSRWDRHAVYNLHLPRIVTCDAGIWDMASEDIPYQGCYVRSCEGNMVVHMTIGPPSEEPAGQGSLKRDIDPA from the coding sequence ATGATTCAATCGTTGAAAGCGGCACTGAAAGCCTCGATTTCTGAGGTACTTGAAACGATGTTTTTTCTTCCGGTTGACATGTGTGAGGATTTCCGGCCGGAAGAGGTGCCGCAGGATATTCAGGAAGACGTTTGCGGCTGCCGTGTCAATTTCACCGGTAATGTGTCAGGTGCATTCCTGTCGGTCATACCCGAAACCCTCCTTCGGACGCTGGTGAAAAACTTCCTCGGTACGGATTCAGACGCTATCTCGAAGGACCAGCGGACAGGTACAATCAGTGAAATTACCAACATGATTGCCGGCAATACGTTGAGTCGATGGGATAGACATGCCGTATACAATTTACATCTGCCCCGGATCGTCACCTGTGATGCCGGGATATGGGACATGGCTTCTGAAGATATCCCTTACCAAGGCTGTTATGTACGCTCATGTGAGGGGAATATGGTTGTGCATATGACAATCGGTCCCCCTTCAGAGGAACCGGCCGGACAAGGTTCATTGAAGCGTGATATCGATCCCGCATAA
- the dut gene encoding dUTP diphosphatase, giving the protein MDTSPVLKFVRLRPEVTSDIPLPRYMTPQSAGMDIYAAVETDLVLNPGDIRLVPSGLAVALPVGFEAQIRPRSGLAVRYGIGIINSPGTIDADYRGEIMIPLINFGKTEFVIHHGNRIAQMVIQKVYQVKLHPVEVLDETERNTGGFGHTGI; this is encoded by the coding sequence ATGGACACATCTCCAGTTTTGAAATTTGTCCGGTTACGGCCCGAAGTGACTTCGGATATTCCATTGCCCCGTTATATGACGCCTCAATCGGCGGGTATGGATATCTATGCGGCTGTCGAAACGGATTTGGTGCTCAACCCGGGAGATATCCGTCTGGTTCCGAGCGGATTGGCCGTGGCCCTGCCGGTCGGATTTGAAGCTCAGATTCGGCCTAGAAGCGGATTGGCTGTCAGATACGGGATTGGTATCATCAATTCACCCGGCACCATCGATGCGGATTACCGCGGGGAGATCATGATCCCGTTGATTAATTTCGGTAAAACTGAATTTGTCATTCACCACGGCAACAGAATCGCCCAGATGGTGATACAAAAAGTTTATCAGGTTAAACTCCATCCGGTGGAGGTCCTCGATGAAACAGAACGCAATACCGGCGGATTCGGTCATACCGGCATATAA
- a CDS encoding response regulator: MMNMLIVDDSSPMRSVIIKTIKLSGFGDSKFFEAPDGLTALNILRENRDIDIVITDYNMPGMNGLELLKEIKIDSMLKSIPVLFVTSEGSHARISSFMQSGAADYLKKPFTPETAKKKLNHIFGKRPYDSIVESGTESLDF; this comes from the coding sequence ATGATGAACATGTTGATTGTAGATGATTCGTCCCCGATGAGATCGGTGATTATAAAGACAATTAAATTGTCGGGTTTTGGTGACTCCAAGTTTTTCGAAGCCCCTGATGGTCTCACGGCTCTGAACATCCTGCGGGAAAACCGGGATATTGATATCGTGATTACAGATTATAACATGCCCGGCATGAACGGACTTGAATTATTAAAAGAGATAAAAATCGATTCGATGCTCAAATCGATTCCGGTCCTGTTTGTTACATCGGAAGGCAGCCATGCGCGTATCAGCAGCTTTATGCAGTCCGGGGCGGCCGATTATCTGAAAAAACCATTTACGCCGGAAACTGCCAAAAAAAAGCTGAATCACATATTCGGAAAGAGGCCCTATGATTCAATCGTTGAAAGCGGCACTGAAAGCCTCGATTTCTGA
- a CDS encoding MBL fold metallo-hydrolase, whose translation MTPEGCTDTFSSSSDDPDLTVCVLASGSKGNSIYVSDGHTSLLFDAGLSGIEIERRLNSRNLSPDQLNAIIVSHEHEDHIRSVGVLARRYNLPVYMSSKAQLSASSRIGALGQVIPLQCGCAQCINSFTIHPFYVSHDAEDPMGFTIQKNNFKIGIATDLGIVTTMVKEHLKGCQVLILEANHDSDMLANGPYPWHLKQRIRSRSGHLSNEDAGRLLKEIKHPDLQYVILAHLSEQNNTPEKALREAGQSLASSSANLMVSTQAVCGRLIHLHS comes from the coding sequence ATGACACCCGAAGGTTGTACCGATACATTTTCATCATCATCTGATGACCCGGATCTGACAGTATGTGTGCTGGCCAGCGGAAGTAAGGGAAACAGCATTTATGTATCCGATGGGCATACGTCACTGCTGTTTGACGCCGGGCTTTCGGGCATAGAAATTGAACGGCGCCTCAATTCACGAAACCTGTCCCCCGATCAACTCAACGCAATCATCGTCTCCCATGAACATGAAGACCATATTCGAAGTGTTGGCGTTCTTGCAAGGCGTTATAACCTGCCGGTATATATGAGTTCAAAAGCTCAGCTGTCAGCATCTTCTCGGATAGGGGCGCTCGGTCAGGTAATCCCCCTTCAATGCGGCTGCGCTCAATGCATCAATTCATTCACCATACATCCGTTTTATGTATCCCATGATGCCGAAGATCCTATGGGATTTACAATTCAAAAAAATAATTTTAAGATTGGAATTGCGACGGATCTTGGAATAGTGACAACGATGGTGAAAGAGCATCTGAAAGGATGCCAGGTATTAATTCTTGAAGCAAACCATGATTCAGACATGCTGGCCAATGGGCCTTATCCCTGGCACCTGAAACAGCGAATAAGGAGCAGAAGCGGGCATCTTTCCAATGAGGATGCCGGTCGCCTGCTAAAGGAAATCAAGCACCCGGATCTTCAATATGTGATACTGGCTCATTTGAGCGAACAAAATAACACCCCTGAAAAGGCGTTGCGTGAAGCCGGTCAATCGCTGGCCAGTTCATCGGCAAACTTAATGGTTTCGACCCAGGCTGTCTGTGGCCGTTTGATCCACCTGCACTCCTGA
- the rpsO gene encoding 30S ribosomal protein S15 — MVLTVENKQQLIGQYKLHDGDTGSPEVQIALLTHRITYLTEHLKIHKKDHHSRRGLLMMVGRRRRLLNYVKNKDVKRYRNIIDDLGLRR; from the coding sequence GTGGTTCTAACAGTAGAAAATAAACAGCAGTTAATCGGACAGTATAAACTTCATGATGGCGACACAGGCTCTCCGGAGGTTCAAATTGCTCTGTTAACCCATCGGATAACATATCTGACTGAGCATTTAAAGATTCACAAAAAAGACCATCATTCCAGGAGAGGCTTACTGATGATGGTTGGAAGAAGACGGCGACTGTTGAATTATGTAAAGAACAAAGATGTTAAACGATATCGAAACATAATCGATGATCTAGGATTAAGAAGATAA
- a CDS encoding chemotaxis response regulator protein-glutamate methylesterase → MAQNIRVLIVDDSAVVRKVFSEELSREKGIEIVGTAPDPYVARDKIVRLKPDVITLDIEMPRMDGLTFLKKLMKYYPLPVIIVSSLTQQGSKLALEALSIGAVDVISKPNTSYSVGDMSIQLADKIRAVARVKVQIKRTDVDTDKPVKLSRALVETTNKLFAIGASTGGTEALKTVLMKMPSNSPGILVVQHMPQNFTASFAERLNSLCEVRVKEAADGDSISNGNVLIAPGNYHMLLRRNGSRYYVQVKQGPLVHHQRPSVDVLFQSVAEYAGANALGIILTGMGADGADGLLKMRENGAFTIAQDEKSCVVFGMPKEAIKRGAVEKVVPLQDITQTALNMIGQ, encoded by the coding sequence ATGGCACAAAATATAAGAGTGTTGATAGTTGATGATTCAGCGGTTGTACGGAAAGTTTTTTCCGAAGAATTGTCCAGGGAAAAGGGGATCGAAATTGTTGGAACCGCCCCGGATCCTTACGTGGCAAGAGATAAAATTGTTCGATTAAAACCCGATGTCATCACATTGGACATTGAAATGCCAAGGATGGATGGCCTCACATTCCTCAAAAAACTCATGAAATATTATCCGCTTCCTGTGATCATCGTCAGCTCACTGACCCAGCAGGGCAGCAAACTGGCACTGGAGGCACTGTCAATAGGGGCCGTTGACGTGATATCCAAACCCAATACATCCTATTCGGTCGGAGATATGAGTATTCAGCTGGCCGATAAAATCCGGGCAGTCGCCAGAGTGAAAGTGCAGATCAAGAGAACAGATGTGGATACCGATAAGCCGGTCAAGTTGTCCAGGGCGCTGGTCGAGACCACGAACAAACTTTTTGCAATTGGTGCGTCAACCGGGGGTACCGAGGCACTGAAAACCGTATTAATGAAAATGCCGTCAAACTCCCCCGGCATTCTGGTGGTACAGCATATGCCCCAGAACTTCACCGCCTCGTTTGCGGAACGATTAAATTCTCTTTGCGAGGTAAGGGTCAAAGAGGCAGCGGATGGAGACTCCATATCCAATGGAAACGTCCTGATTGCACCCGGAAATTATCATATGCTGCTGCGTCGAAACGGCTCTCGATACTATGTTCAGGTCAAGCAGGGACCTCTGGTGCATCACCAGAGACCATCGGTTGATGTGTTGTTTCAATCGGTAGCTGAATATGCGGGCGCAAACGCTCTGGGGATTATTTTGACAGGGATGGGCGCGGATGGAGCTGACGGATTACTGAAAATGAGAGAAAACGGCGCATTCACCATAGCTCAGGATGAAAAAAGTTGTGTCGTGTTTGGCATGCCAAAAGAGGCGATCAAACGTGGTGCCGTGGAAAAAGTGGTGCCGCTTCAGGATATTACTCAGACAGCATTAAATATGATTGGCCAATAA
- a CDS encoding chemotaxis protein CheD: MNVVIGVADMKVSNKPEETLITYSLGSCVGVVVYDPVVRVGGILHFMLPESSLDEGKARSRPFMFADTGIPGLFLEAYKYGAVKQRMKIIVAGGARILDTKGFFNIGKKNYIALRKIFWRNNVIIDYEDIGGCINRTMKMDINSGDVSILSGRDSIKTISYR, from the coding sequence TTGAATGTCGTCATCGGCGTAGCGGATATGAAGGTGAGCAATAAACCCGAAGAGACGCTGATCACATATTCTCTGGGATCATGTGTGGGGGTGGTGGTTTACGATCCGGTTGTCAGGGTGGGAGGAATACTTCACTTCATGCTCCCTGAATCTTCGCTTGACGAGGGAAAAGCCCGGAGCCGGCCCTTTATGTTTGCCGATACCGGGATTCCGGGATTATTTTTAGAAGCATATAAATATGGTGCCGTCAAACAGCGAATGAAAATTATTGTAGCCGGAGGTGCGCGGATTCTCGATACAAAGGGTTTTTTTAATATCGGAAAAAAAAATTATATCGCCTTAAGAAAGATATTCTGGCGGAATAACGTTATCATTGATTATGAGGATATCGGGGGCTGCATCAATCGTACCATGAAAATGGATATCAATTCAGGGGATGTGAGTATCCTGTCCGGAAGAGACAGTATCAAAACAATATCATACCGCTGA
- the pnp gene encoding polyribonucleotide nucleotidyltransferase codes for MGITLAAEVGGKSLTIQTGDVAKQASGSVVVQYGETIVLVTVVSSYEERPGVDFLPLSVEYQEKIYAAGRIPGNYFRREIGRPSEKEILTCRLIDRPIRPLFPKGYRSEIQVIATVLSMDQENDPDILAMIGASAALEISDIPFEGPIASVRVARIDGELVINPELNDLEKADINIVVAGSRSGVVMVEGGGNIISEADILEAIFFGHKAIQPLIDLQLKLKELIGKPKRAFTQLEQDQALIDKIHTLVGSRMRECLIIPEKVPRNDAMRNFRAQVLDELGEDYEDRKPEVHAILNDLQKTICRKLITEEGRRIDNRSFDQIRPITCKTGILPRPHGSALFTRGETQVLGVLTLGSGLDEQRVETLLGEESRPFMLHYNFPPFSVGETRRMFGPSRRDIGHGGLSTRAIEKVLPPKGDFDYTIRLVSEVLESNGSSSMGTICSCIMALMDGGVPIKAPVAGIAMGLVQEDDKVVILSDILGDEDHTGDMDFKVAGTSEGITALQMDIKIHELSRDILEKALEQARVGRLHILGKMMEAISQPRVDISPYAPKIVTIEINPNKIRDIIGPGGKIIRAMQAETNTRIEIDDSGLVKIAAFSTEDAEAALKLIRGIVVEPEVGVIYEGTVVKIMDFGAFVQILPGTDGLVHISQLDTRRVQNVTDVVKEGDSIKVKVLEISRDGKIRLSRKAVLEDEHGNADK; via the coding sequence ATGGGAATTACGTTAGCCGCTGAAGTCGGTGGCAAATCACTGACGATTCAAACGGGCGATGTCGCAAAACAGGCCTCAGGCTCGGTAGTTGTACAATACGGCGAAACCATTGTGCTGGTTACCGTCGTTTCGTCCTACGAAGAACGCCCCGGGGTTGATTTTCTGCCTCTATCCGTAGAGTATCAGGAAAAAATATATGCCGCTGGCCGCATTCCGGGGAATTATTTCAGGCGTGAAATTGGCAGGCCCAGCGAAAAGGAAATTCTGACCTGCCGGCTGATTGACCGGCCGATACGTCCTTTGTTCCCCAAGGGCTATCGAAGTGAAATTCAGGTCATCGCGACCGTGCTTTCCATGGATCAGGAAAATGATCCGGATATTCTGGCAATGATCGGGGCATCTGCCGCGCTTGAAATCTCGGACATCCCGTTTGAGGGTCCCATTGCAAGCGTTCGTGTTGCGCGGATTGACGGTGAGCTGGTCATTAATCCGGAACTCAATGATCTGGAAAAAGCCGACATCAATATCGTTGTCGCCGGTTCAAGAAGCGGTGTGGTCATGGTTGAAGGCGGCGGCAATATCATCTCGGAAGCCGATATCCTCGAAGCTATCTTTTTCGGCCATAAAGCCATACAACCGCTGATCGATCTGCAATTAAAATTAAAAGAGCTTATCGGAAAACCCAAACGCGCTTTTACGCAACTTGAACAAGATCAGGCCCTGATCGACAAAATACATACCCTGGTCGGCTCCCGAATGAGAGAATGTCTTATCATCCCGGAAAAGGTTCCAAGAAATGATGCCATGCGAAACTTCAGGGCACAGGTGCTTGATGAGCTGGGAGAGGATTATGAAGATCGAAAGCCGGAGGTCCATGCCATATTAAATGACCTTCAGAAAACCATCTGCAGAAAGTTGATCACTGAAGAAGGCCGACGAATCGACAACCGCAGCTTTGATCAGATACGTCCGATTACCTGCAAAACGGGCATTTTACCCAGGCCCCATGGCAGCGCCCTGTTTACACGCGGTGAAACGCAGGTGCTCGGGGTTCTGACCCTCGGCTCCGGTCTGGATGAACAGCGGGTGGAAACATTACTGGGAGAAGAATCCCGTCCTTTCATGCTCCATTATAATTTTCCGCCGTTTTCAGTGGGTGAAACCCGACGGATGTTTGGCCCCAGCCGAAGAGATATCGGGCATGGCGGACTGTCTACCAGAGCCATAGAGAAAGTGTTGCCGCCCAAAGGTGATTTTGATTACACGATTCGCCTCGTTTCCGAGGTTCTCGAGTCCAACGGATCTTCATCGATGGGGACCATTTGCAGCTGTATCATGGCCCTGATGGATGGAGGCGTTCCGATTAAAGCACCGGTTGCCGGCATTGCCATGGGCCTGGTACAGGAAGATGATAAGGTTGTCATTTTATCCGACATCCTTGGCGATGAGGATCATACCGGGGATATGGATTTTAAGGTCGCCGGAACCAGTGAGGGCATTACGGCACTGCAGATGGATATCAAGATTCATGAACTGTCCAGGGATATCCTTGAAAAAGCGCTTGAGCAGGCCAGGGTCGGCCGGCTTCATATTCTGGGTAAAATGATGGAAGCCATCAGTCAGCCCAGAGTTGATATTTCTCCATACGCTCCAAAAATCGTCACAATAGAAATCAATCCCAACAAAATTCGTGACATCATCGGCCCGGGTGGAAAAATTATACGTGCCATGCAGGCTGAGACCAATACCCGCATTGAAATCGATGACAGCGGGCTGGTCAAAATAGCCGCTTTTTCCACAGAGGACGCAGAAGCGGCTCTGAAGCTGATCCGCGGAATTGTCGTTGAACCGGAGGTCGGCGTGATTTATGAAGGAACTGTCGTGAAGATTATGGACTTCGGGGCATTTGTTCAAATTTTGCCCGGTACGGACGGACTGGTCCATATTTCACAACTTGACACCCGTCGGGTACAGAACGTAACCGATGTCGTCAAGGAAGGGGACAGCATTAAAGTAAAAGTGCTTGAGATATCCCGGGACGGCAAAATTCGATTAAGTCGCAAAGCCGTTCTGGAAGACGAACATGGCAATGCTGATAAATAA
- a CDS encoding pitrilysin family protein: protein MAMLINKTCLDNGIRVLSCHMPSIRSVTMGVWVNVGARDETLSENGLSHLIEHMIFKGTTHRSAFQIAKEFDAIGGQTNAFTTMEHTCYHARVMDTHLRTMVDILSDIFLNSVFDNSELEKEIPVILQEISMLEELPDDYIHFLLEKDFWGNSPLGQSILGTTEKITGLTTTDIRNFFNHHYQAERIVISAAGNIDHGRFIDLIEPYFNSIPAGTFKFDRTPPPMNYRVNVYERPLEQVHACIGTNGLSLTDPRRFAFSLLNTLLGGNMSSKLFQEIREKRGLAYYVYSFISSYEDTGMFGAYVAVHPKHLLETIELIVKGMRSFKLNRITASELKDAGEYIKTGLYMASESPESQMFRLAQNEVNFGDYIPLETVIEQIESVTQDDILELADSLFSPGCQALTMLGPVHGNDSFNDLLAQV from the coding sequence ATGGCAATGCTGATAAATAAAACCTGCCTTGATAACGGAATCCGTGTGCTGTCATGCCATATGCCTTCAATTCGTTCGGTCACAATGGGGGTCTGGGTCAATGTCGGCGCACGCGATGAAACCCTTTCAGAAAACGGGTTGTCCCATTTAATAGAGCATATGATCTTTAAAGGGACAACTCATCGAAGTGCATTTCAAATTGCAAAAGAATTCGATGCCATTGGCGGGCAGACCAACGCATTTACGACTATGGAGCACACGTGTTATCATGCCAGAGTCATGGATACACACCTGCGCACCATGGTCGATATTCTTTCCGATATTTTTTTAAACTCCGTATTTGACAATTCGGAACTGGAAAAGGAAATCCCGGTCATTCTTCAGGAAATCAGTATGCTGGAAGAACTCCCGGATGATTACATTCATTTTCTTCTGGAAAAAGACTTCTGGGGAAACAGTCCTCTGGGTCAATCCATTTTAGGTACCACTGAAAAAATCACCGGCTTAACGACAACGGATATCCGGAATTTTTTTAATCACCATTATCAGGCTGAGCGAATTGTCATATCCGCCGCCGGCAATATCGATCATGGCCGTTTTATTGATTTGATCGAACCGTATTTCAATTCTATTCCGGCCGGAACCTTTAAATTTGATCGTACGCCTCCACCCATGAATTACAGGGTCAATGTGTACGAAAGACCGCTCGAACAGGTTCATGCCTGCATAGGCACAAACGGATTGTCGTTGACAGATCCGCGCCGTTTTGCGTTTTCCCTGCTCAATACATTGCTGGGTGGCAACATGAGTTCGAAATTATTTCAGGAAATTCGTGAGAAAAGGGGCCTTGCCTACTACGTTTATTCATTTATTTCTTCTTACGAGGATACGGGAATGTTCGGCGCTTATGTGGCGGTTCATCCAAAGCATCTGTTAGAGACTATCGAACTTATTGTCAAAGGGATGCGCAGTTTTAAATTAAACCGGATCACGGCATCGGAGCTGAAGGATGCCGGTGAATACATTAAAACCGGCCTGTATATGGCATCAGAAAGCCCGGAAAGCCAGATGTTCCGCCTGGCACAGAATGAAGTCAATTTCGGCGATTATATTCCGTTGGAGACCGTTATTGAACAAATTGAATCCGTGACGCAAGATGATATCTTGGAGTTGGCAGACTCGTTGTTCAGCCCCGGCTGCCAAGCCTTGACCATGCTGGGCCCGGTACACGGTAACGATTCATTTAACGACTTATTGGCTCAGGTGTAA
- the truB gene encoding tRNA pseudouridine(55) synthase TruB translates to MKPLTPDKLNGLIVIDKPADMSSARVVSRVKKLLNAKKVGHTGTLDPFATGLLICCINDATRLAGFFLNGCKTYQAILQLGVETDTQDCTGTVTSTQDVGEYSDSEIESVFNAFTGSLFQQPPIFSALKHMGIPLYKLARSGKPFQKAPRRVTISSMNIVDIQLPTISFEVTCSAGTYIRTLSADIGNALGCGGHLKQLRRISSSGLTIREAVSLAELQQLFDSDSLEQKLIRMTDALPDMPEYIAYNGLADQIQHGVILKQNDIEFSMDAHAANHLKVVDREKNLLAVLRYDRNSCIYHYCCVFRTQHDVL, encoded by the coding sequence TTGAAACCATTGACACCAGATAAATTAAACGGTTTAATTGTTATCGACAAGCCAGCGGATATGTCTTCGGCAAGGGTAGTGTCCAGGGTCAAAAAACTGCTGAACGCGAAAAAAGTCGGACACACCGGCACGCTCGATCCTTTTGCCACCGGCCTGTTGATTTGCTGCATTAATGATGCCACCCGACTGGCCGGTTTTTTTCTTAACGGCTGCAAAACGTATCAGGCGATTCTTCAACTTGGAGTGGAAACCGATACTCAGGATTGCACCGGAACGGTTACGTCAACACAGGATGTGGGTGAATACTCCGATTCGGAGATTGAATCGGTGTTTAACGCATTTACAGGCAGCCTTTTTCAACAACCACCGATTTTCTCGGCCTTGAAGCATATGGGAATCCCCCTCTACAAGCTGGCCAGAAGTGGAAAGCCGTTTCAAAAAGCGCCGCGTCGAGTGACGATCAGCTCGATGAACATAGTGGATATTCAGCTGCCCACAATCAGTTTTGAAGTTACCTGCTCTGCAGGGACCTATATCAGAACTTTGAGTGCGGACATTGGCAACGCACTGGGCTGTGGGGGGCACCTGAAACAGCTTCGCAGAATATCAAGTTCCGGATTGACGATCCGGGAAGCGGTCTCTCTTGCCGAATTGCAGCAACTTTTTGATTCTGACTCTCTTGAACAAAAACTGATCCGCATGACCGATGCACTACCGGATATGCCGGAATACATCGCTTATAACGGTTTGGCGGATCAGATACAGCACGGCGTTATCTTAAAACAAAATGATATAGAATTTTCTATGGACGCACATGCCGCCAATCATCTGAAGGTTGTCGATAGAGAAAAAAATTTATTAGCCGTTTTAAGATATGATAGAAATAGTTGTATTTATCATTATTGTTGTGTATTCAGGACGCAACATGATGTATTATAA